Proteins co-encoded in one Prunus persica cultivar Lovell chromosome G6, Prunus_persica_NCBIv2, whole genome shotgun sequence genomic window:
- the LOC18778289 gene encoding citrate-binding protein, which yields MAYDSSFQLLGFFCLMISFLQPILLQALAWGPDVPTQGFVSLPFNRSYYHIQKPYDVPEEQRYSFVDGIHKCWVYSTDKPHTTTSQTMPRTEIAIQGYNYSSGVWEFEAYGYVPYGTSSVCIMQVFGASAPHATTLMLGVYNGSLMYYTGPVLVPNIYDKWFKLNVIHDVEAAKVKVYIDGCLKLEADGRGGTSHAFKCGVYAQHNDSFYMESRWKHIQVSRKCRP from the exons ATGGCATATGACTCTTCTTTTCAGTTGCTAGGTTTCTTCTGCTTGATGATCAGCTTTCTTCAGCCCATTCTACTCCAAGCCTTAGCTTGGGGACCTGATGTTCCTACACAAGGCTTTGTCTCCCTCCCTTTTAACCGATCATACTACCATATTCAGAAGCCTTATGATGTCCCCGAAGAGCAGCGCTACAGCTTCGTCGATGGAATTCATAAATGTTGGGTCTACTCTACAGACAAACCTCACACTACTACCAGCCAAACCATGCCCCGTACTGAGATTGCCATACAA GGATACAATTACTCTTCCGGGGTGTGGGAATTTGAAGCATATGGCTATGTACCATATGGGACATCAAGTGTGTGCATAATGCAAGTGTTTGGAGCAAGTGCTCCTCATGCCACAACTCTAATGCTTGGGGTTTACAATGGTTCACTCATGTACTACACGGGTCCAGTGTTGGTACCAAACATCTATGACAAATGGTTCAAGTTGAATGTGATTCACGATGTTGAAGCTGCAAAAGTGAAGGTTTACATTGATGGATGTCTCAAATTAGAGGCAGATGGTCGTGGAGGCACATCTCATGCATTCAAATGTGGTGTATACGCCCAGCATAATGACTCCTTTTACATGGAGTCTCGTTGGAAACACATCCAAGTTTCAAGAAAGTGTAGACCTTGA
- the LOC18780288 gene encoding probable mannitol dehydrogenase encodes MAKSPEEEHPEKAFGWAARDTSGILSPFRFSRRENADDDVTIKVLYCGVCHSDVHSVKNEWGFTNYPIVPGHEIVGVVTKAGKNVEKFKVGDRVGVGVIVGSCMKCETCDQDLENYCPRTIFTYNSLDHDRTKTYGGYSDMIVVHHRYVLRFPDNLALDAGAPLLCAGITVYSPMKYYGMTEPGKHLGVAGLGGLGHVAVKIGKAFGLKVTVISSSPGKEDEAVKRLGADSFLLSSDPAKLKAAMGTMDYIIDTVSAVHALAPLIGLLKLNGKLVTVGLPDKPLELPIFPLVLGRKLVGGSDIGGVKETQEMLDFCAKHNITSDIELIRMDYINTAMERIAKSDVRYRFVIDVGNSLTQ; translated from the exons ATGGCAAAATCACCGGAAGAAGAACACCCAGAGAAGGCTTTCGGGTGGGCTGCCAGAGACACTTCTGGAATACTTTCCCCATTTCGTTTCTCTAGAAG GGAAAatgctgatgatgatgtaACAATAAAGGTCCTTTACTGTGGGGTTTGCCATTCAGACGTGCATTCTGTCAAGAATGAATGGGGGTTCACCAACTACCCTATTGTACCTGG GCATGAAATTGTTGGTGTTGTGACCAAAGCTGGGAAGAATGTGGAGAAATTCAAAGTAGGTGATCGTGTAGGAGTTGGGGTCATAGTAGGTTCCTGCATGAAATGTGAGACCTGCGACCAGGACTTAGAGAACTACTGCCCTCGAACAATATTTACCTATAACTCACTTGATCACGACCGAACAAAAACTTATGGTGGTTATTCCGATATGATTGTTGTTCACCATCGCTATGTGCTCCGCTTTCCAGATAACTTAGCCCTTGATGCGGGTGCACCACTTTTATGTGCTGGGATCACTGTGTACAGTCCAATGAAATATTATGGCATGACTGAGCCTGGAAAGCATTTGGGTGTGGCAGGACTTGGTGGGCTTGGTCATGTGGCTGTGAAGATTGGTAAGgcttttggtttgaaagtgaCTGTCATCAGTTCCTCCCCAGGAAAGGAGGATGAGGCTGTTAAGAGACTTGGAGCTGATTCTTTTCTCCTCTCAAGTGACCCTGCAAAATTGAAG GCAGCAATGGGTACCATGGATTACATCATTGACACGGTGTCTGCAGTTCATGCGTTGGCTCCATTAATTGGTCTACTGAAGCTGAATGGGAAGCTGGTCACGGTGGGTTTGCCTGACAAGCCCCTGGAGTTGCCAATCTTTCCCTTAGTTTTGG GACGGAAGCTTGTAGGGGGAAGTGACATAGGAGGGGTGAAAGAGACGCAGGAGATGCTTGACTTTTGTGCCAAGCACAATATTACCTCAGACATCGAGCTGATTAGAATGGATTACATTAACACTGCGATGGAAAGAATTGCCAAATCTGATGTCCGGTATCGGTTTGTGATCGATGTGGGGAACTCCTTGACTCAGTAG